A single window of Paroedura picta isolate Pp20150507F chromosome 8, Ppicta_v3.0, whole genome shotgun sequence DNA harbors:
- the LDB1 gene encoding LIM domain-binding protein 1 isoform X2 → MSVGCACPGCSSKSFKLYSPKEPPNGNAFPPFHPGTMLDRDVGPTPMYPPTYLEPGIGRHTPYGNQTDYRIFELNKRLQNWTEECDNLWWDAFTTEFFEDDAMLTITFCLEDGPKRYTIGRTLIPRYFRSIFEGGATELYYVLKHPKESFHNNFVSLDCDQCTMVTQHGKPMFTQVCVEGRLYLEFMFDDMMRIKTWHFSIRQHRELIPRSILAMHAQDPQMLDQLSKNITRCGLSNSTLNYLRLCVILEPMQELMSRHKTYSLSPRDCLKTCLFQKWQRMVAPPAEPARQQPSKRRKRKMSGGSTMSSGGGNTNNSNSKKKSPASTFALSSQDVMVVGEPTLMGGEFGDEDERLITRLENTQFDAANGIDDEDSFNNSPALGANSPWNSKPPSSQESKSENPTSQASQ, encoded by the exons GCTGTTCCTCTAAGTCATTCAAGCTGTACTCTCCAAAGGAGCCCCCAAACGGCAACGCCTTCCCCCCTTTCCACCCGGGCACTATGCTGGATCGAGATGTGGG ACCGACTCCTATGTATCCACCAACGTACCTGGAGCCTGGAATTGG GAGACACACACCATATGGCAACCAGACTGACTACAGGATATTTGAGCTCAATAAACGGCTGCAAAACTGGACAGAG GAATGTGACAATCTGTGGTGGGATGCCTTTACCACTGAGTTCTTTGAAGATGATGCCATGTTAACAATCACTTTCTGTCTGGAAGATGGACCAAAGAGATACA CAATTGGCCGCACTCTGATTCCTCGCTACTTCCGCAGTATCTTTGAAGGGGGTGCTACTGAGCTGTACTATGTCCTGAAGCACCCCAAGGAGTCCTTCCACAATAACTTTGTGTCGCTTGACTGTGACCAGTGTACTATGGTCACTCAGCACGGCAAGCCCATGTTCACACAG GTTTGTGTGGAGGGTCGCCTTTACCTGGAGTTCATGTTCGATGACATGATGAGGATAAAGACATGGCACTTCAGTATCCGGCAGCACCGGGAGCTGATTCCCCGCAGCATCCTTGCCATGCAT GCACAAGACCCCCAGATGCTGGACCAGTTGTCCAAGAACATCACCCGTTGTGGACTTTCAAACTCCACACTCAACTACCTCCGA CTTTGCGTAATCCTAGAACCAATGCAGGAGTTGATGTCGCGGCACAAGACCTACAGCCTCAGCCCCCGGGACTGCCTCAAGACATGCCTCTTCCAGAAGTGGCAGCGTATGGTGGCACCACCTG CTGAGCCTGCACGTCAGCAGCCCAGCAAACGCCGGAAAAGGAAGATGTCAGGTGGCAGCACCATGAGCTCTGGTGGTGGCAACACAAATAACAGcaacagcaagaagaaaagtCCAGCCAGCACCTTCGCTCTCTCCAGTCAG GATGTGATGGTGGTGGGTGAACCAACCTTGATGGGCGGAGAGTTTGGCGATGAAGATGAGCGCCTTATCACGCGGCTGGAAAACACACAGTTCGATGCTGCCAATGGCATTGATGATGAGGACAGCTTCAACAACTCTCCCGCATTGGGCGCCAACAGCCCCTGGAACAGCAAGCCCCCCTCCAGTCAGGAGAGCAAGTCTGAAAACCCTACGTCGCAAGCATCGCAGTAA
- the LDB1 gene encoding LIM domain-binding protein 1 isoform X1, producing MSVGCACPGCSSKSFKLYSPKEPPNGNAFPPFHPGTMLDRDVGPTPMYPPTYLEPGIGRHTPYGNQTDYRIFELNKRLQNWTEECDNLWWDAFTTEFFEDDAMLTITFCLEDGPKRYTIGRTLIPRYFRSIFEGGATELYYVLKHPKESFHNNFVSLDCDQCTMVTQHGKPMFTQVCVEGRLYLEFMFDDMMRIKTWHFSIRQHRELIPRSILAMHAQDPQMLDQLSKNITRCGLSNSTLNYLRLCVILEPMQELMSRHKTYSLSPRDCLKTCLFQKWQRMVAPPAEPARQQPSKRRKRKMSGGSTMSSGGGNTNNSNSKKKSPASTFALSSQVPDVMVVGEPTLMGGEFGDEDERLITRLENTQFDAANGIDDEDSFNNSPALGANSPWNSKPPSSQESKSENPTSQASQ from the exons GCTGTTCCTCTAAGTCATTCAAGCTGTACTCTCCAAAGGAGCCCCCAAACGGCAACGCCTTCCCCCCTTTCCACCCGGGCACTATGCTGGATCGAGATGTGGG ACCGACTCCTATGTATCCACCAACGTACCTGGAGCCTGGAATTGG GAGACACACACCATATGGCAACCAGACTGACTACAGGATATTTGAGCTCAATAAACGGCTGCAAAACTGGACAGAG GAATGTGACAATCTGTGGTGGGATGCCTTTACCACTGAGTTCTTTGAAGATGATGCCATGTTAACAATCACTTTCTGTCTGGAAGATGGACCAAAGAGATACA CAATTGGCCGCACTCTGATTCCTCGCTACTTCCGCAGTATCTTTGAAGGGGGTGCTACTGAGCTGTACTATGTCCTGAAGCACCCCAAGGAGTCCTTCCACAATAACTTTGTGTCGCTTGACTGTGACCAGTGTACTATGGTCACTCAGCACGGCAAGCCCATGTTCACACAG GTTTGTGTGGAGGGTCGCCTTTACCTGGAGTTCATGTTCGATGACATGATGAGGATAAAGACATGGCACTTCAGTATCCGGCAGCACCGGGAGCTGATTCCCCGCAGCATCCTTGCCATGCAT GCACAAGACCCCCAGATGCTGGACCAGTTGTCCAAGAACATCACCCGTTGTGGACTTTCAAACTCCACACTCAACTACCTCCGA CTTTGCGTAATCCTAGAACCAATGCAGGAGTTGATGTCGCGGCACAAGACCTACAGCCTCAGCCCCCGGGACTGCCTCAAGACATGCCTCTTCCAGAAGTGGCAGCGTATGGTGGCACCACCTG CTGAGCCTGCACGTCAGCAGCCCAGCAAACGCCGGAAAAGGAAGATGTCAGGTGGCAGCACCATGAGCTCTGGTGGTGGCAACACAAATAACAGcaacagcaagaagaaaagtCCAGCCAGCACCTTCGCTCTCTCCAGTCAGGTACCT GATGTGATGGTGGTGGGTGAACCAACCTTGATGGGCGGAGAGTTTGGCGATGAAGATGAGCGCCTTATCACGCGGCTGGAAAACACACAGTTCGATGCTGCCAATGGCATTGATGATGAGGACAGCTTCAACAACTCTCCCGCATTGGGCGCCAACAGCCCCTGGAACAGCAAGCCCCCCTCCAGTCAGGAGAGCAAGTCTGAAAACCCTACGTCGCAAGCATCGCAGTAA
- the LDB1 gene encoding LIM domain-binding protein 1 isoform X3 yields the protein MLDRDVGPTPMYPPTYLEPGIGRHTPYGNQTDYRIFELNKRLQNWTEECDNLWWDAFTTEFFEDDAMLTITFCLEDGPKRYTIGRTLIPRYFRSIFEGGATELYYVLKHPKESFHNNFVSLDCDQCTMVTQHGKPMFTQVCVEGRLYLEFMFDDMMRIKTWHFSIRQHRELIPRSILAMHAQDPQMLDQLSKNITRCGLSNSTLNYLRLCVILEPMQELMSRHKTYSLSPRDCLKTCLFQKWQRMVAPPAEPARQQPSKRRKRKMSGGSTMSSGGGNTNNSNSKKKSPASTFALSSQVPDVMVVGEPTLMGGEFGDEDERLITRLENTQFDAANGIDDEDSFNNSPALGANSPWNSKPPSSQESKSENPTSQASQ from the exons ATGCTGGATCGAGATGTGGG ACCGACTCCTATGTATCCACCAACGTACCTGGAGCCTGGAATTGG GAGACACACACCATATGGCAACCAGACTGACTACAGGATATTTGAGCTCAATAAACGGCTGCAAAACTGGACAGAG GAATGTGACAATCTGTGGTGGGATGCCTTTACCACTGAGTTCTTTGAAGATGATGCCATGTTAACAATCACTTTCTGTCTGGAAGATGGACCAAAGAGATACA CAATTGGCCGCACTCTGATTCCTCGCTACTTCCGCAGTATCTTTGAAGGGGGTGCTACTGAGCTGTACTATGTCCTGAAGCACCCCAAGGAGTCCTTCCACAATAACTTTGTGTCGCTTGACTGTGACCAGTGTACTATGGTCACTCAGCACGGCAAGCCCATGTTCACACAG GTTTGTGTGGAGGGTCGCCTTTACCTGGAGTTCATGTTCGATGACATGATGAGGATAAAGACATGGCACTTCAGTATCCGGCAGCACCGGGAGCTGATTCCCCGCAGCATCCTTGCCATGCAT GCACAAGACCCCCAGATGCTGGACCAGTTGTCCAAGAACATCACCCGTTGTGGACTTTCAAACTCCACACTCAACTACCTCCGA CTTTGCGTAATCCTAGAACCAATGCAGGAGTTGATGTCGCGGCACAAGACCTACAGCCTCAGCCCCCGGGACTGCCTCAAGACATGCCTCTTCCAGAAGTGGCAGCGTATGGTGGCACCACCTG CTGAGCCTGCACGTCAGCAGCCCAGCAAACGCCGGAAAAGGAAGATGTCAGGTGGCAGCACCATGAGCTCTGGTGGTGGCAACACAAATAACAGcaacagcaagaagaaaagtCCAGCCAGCACCTTCGCTCTCTCCAGTCAGGTACCT GATGTGATGGTGGTGGGTGAACCAACCTTGATGGGCGGAGAGTTTGGCGATGAAGATGAGCGCCTTATCACGCGGCTGGAAAACACACAGTTCGATGCTGCCAATGGCATTGATGATGAGGACAGCTTCAACAACTCTCCCGCATTGGGCGCCAACAGCCCCTGGAACAGCAAGCCCCCCTCCAGTCAGGAGAGCAAGTCTGAAAACCCTACGTCGCAAGCATCGCAGTAA